Proteins from a genomic interval of Paenibacillus sp. FSL R5-0623:
- a CDS encoding LLM class flavin-dependent oxidoreductase: MSIRVGILDQTPIYEGETAVDAFRHTIELAQRAEQLGFHRFWVSEHHDSGHVAGSSPEVLISHLLAHTKRIRLGSGGVMLQHYSPYKVAENFNILAALGPGRVDLGIGRAPGGLPRSTQALQEGIQEAASLQEKIVQVKRYIHNEPLEDQSHPLAGLSASPVSDIPAELYVLGASVDSAGMAAELGLPYVFSLFINSNIEVALQAIRVYREQFDRSQGREPYAALAISLIVAESEEEAEGLASEHMLVKIHLESGKVLTVGSVEQAEEFGRQSNETYRIEILEPSVTRGTKESVGQALLKFQQEFAVEEFIVTTATRDFTKRIRSFELLREILAEQGLSEFALESKEEAAIG; the protein is encoded by the coding sequence ATGAGTATTCGTGTTGGCATTTTGGATCAGACTCCCATCTATGAAGGGGAAACGGCGGTGGATGCTTTTCGGCATACGATTGAGCTGGCACAGCGGGCAGAACAGCTTGGATTCCATCGATTCTGGGTGTCGGAGCACCATGATTCAGGGCATGTTGCAGGTTCCTCCCCGGAGGTACTCATCTCCCACTTGCTTGCGCATACAAAGCGGATTCGGCTGGGGTCTGGCGGAGTAATGCTCCAGCATTACAGTCCATACAAAGTCGCCGAGAATTTCAATATCCTCGCCGCGCTCGGACCAGGAAGAGTTGACTTGGGAATTGGCCGTGCACCAGGCGGGTTACCACGTTCGACACAGGCGTTGCAGGAAGGTATTCAGGAAGCCGCATCTCTTCAAGAGAAAATTGTTCAGGTGAAACGATACATCCACAATGAGCCGCTTGAAGATCAATCGCATCCACTTGCAGGACTCAGCGCTTCGCCTGTGTCCGACATTCCAGCGGAGCTGTACGTACTTGGAGCAAGTGTTGATAGCGCAGGCATGGCTGCGGAACTGGGACTTCCTTATGTCTTTTCACTGTTCATTAACAGTAATATAGAGGTAGCGCTTCAAGCGATCCGCGTATATCGTGAACAATTCGATCGTTCTCAGGGACGAGAGCCTTATGCTGCACTAGCCATATCGTTAATCGTGGCCGAAAGTGAGGAAGAAGCGGAAGGACTTGCGAGCGAGCATATGCTGGTGAAGATTCATCTGGAGAGTGGGAAGGTGCTGACCGTTGGTTCTGTGGAACAGGCGGAAGAATTCGGACGTCAATCGAACGAAACCTATCGGATCGAGATTCTGGAGCCAAGTGTGACCCGGGGTACGAAGGAAAGTGTAGGTCAGGCGCTGCTGAAGTTCCAGCAGGAGTTTGCTGTGGAAGAGTTCATTGTGACTACAGCTACACGGGACTTTACCAAGCGAATTCGTTCATTCGAATTGTTGCGTGAAATTTTGGCAGAGCAGGGACTCAGTGAATTTGCACTGGAATCCAAGGAAGAAGCAGCAATCGGATAG
- a CDS encoding diaminopimelate epimerase codes for MKQEIDFIKFSPTQNMTILVKTDHAAEQYSHIATRLMSYDNVYAEQVGFIEPTRRSEAASHLEMAGGEFCGNACMALAAHLASEAGLAHQESMDIMLEVSGTDQLIMCHVKKQQNEYDCQVTMPIPKQIEQRTIRYEGIELDMVIIRYAEFIHIVIEVDDFDDTMKKRAQTLARLLGLTLGDKLIGILLYQSHLEEMAPLIYVPELDSLIWERGCGSGTASVGAYLAWSQQRQITQYIKQPGGAIKVAAQWDGAELGSITIEGSVGIVAQGKAFIDAPAEWSVVNA; via the coding sequence ATGAAACAGGAGATCGATTTTATCAAGTTCAGTCCCACCCAAAACATGACGATTCTGGTTAAAACAGATCATGCAGCCGAGCAATACAGTCATATTGCTACCCGCCTAATGTCGTATGACAATGTTTACGCTGAGCAAGTGGGATTCATTGAACCAACGAGGAGATCGGAAGCTGCTTCTCATCTGGAAATGGCCGGAGGAGAGTTCTGTGGCAATGCCTGCATGGCACTTGCAGCACACCTCGCATCTGAAGCAGGACTGGCACATCAGGAATCTATGGATATCATGTTGGAGGTTTCCGGAACCGACCAATTGATCATGTGCCATGTGAAGAAGCAGCAGAACGAATACGACTGCCAGGTAACCATGCCGATTCCGAAGCAGATCGAACAACGAACAATCCGATATGAAGGCATTGAGCTCGATATGGTGATCATCCGGTATGCTGAGTTCATCCATATCGTGATCGAAGTTGATGACTTCGACGATACGATGAAGAAGAGGGCACAGACCCTTGCAAGATTACTGGGACTAACCCTGGGAGATAAGCTGATTGGTATCTTGTTATATCAATCACACTTGGAAGAAATGGCCCCACTCATCTATGTTCCGGAGCTGGACAGTCTGATCTGGGAAAGAGGGTGTGGTTCGGGTACGGCCTCCGTAGGAGCGTATCTCGCATGGAGCCAGCAGAGGCAGATTACGCAGTACATCAAGCAGCCCGGTGGTGCGATCAAAGTAGCGGCCCAGTGGGATGGCGCAGAACTTGGGAGCATTACGATTGAGGGATCGGTTGGCATCGTGGCACAGGGCAAAGCCTTCATAGATGCTCCAGCAGAATGGAGCGTTGTAAACGCATGA
- a CDS encoding LysR family transcriptional regulator gives MNIENIEAFVYINHYGSFNKAAEVLFLSQPSVTARIQSLERELGCKLFDRLGKQIVLTEEGRKFLPYAQQVLQVIQKGKQKIQQRRTTPDALRLGSTVSVSNYVIPDFLPKIKKAYPEINIKLTTATTDQLIAKLLGQEIDLAFVRKVMHPAIRTVAFYEDPIQLYVYKGHPFIESGHVSMEAIRNEQLVFFECGSLDWLRIHRAFDSLEHPPNITYHVDNSETAKKLVMQGAGIAFLPGLTVKKEVQNQELFPIQVHEVAGVSLQISVVTLKEEYSPLAEPFGELLRQL, from the coding sequence ATGAATATCGAGAATATTGAAGCATTTGTATATATCAATCATTATGGAAGCTTCAATAAGGCTGCCGAAGTACTCTTCTTGTCCCAACCTTCGGTCACAGCTCGCATTCAGTCACTGGAAAGGGAGCTGGGCTGCAAGTTGTTTGATCGGCTTGGCAAGCAAATTGTGCTGACAGAGGAAGGTCGGAAATTCCTGCCGTATGCGCAGCAAGTGCTGCAAGTGATTCAGAAGGGCAAGCAGAAGATTCAGCAACGCCGAACAACACCGGATGCTCTTCGGCTCGGTAGTACAGTATCGGTATCCAACTATGTCATTCCCGATTTTCTACCCAAGATCAAGAAAGCTTACCCCGAAATTAATATTAAATTGACGACAGCAACGACGGATCAGCTGATTGCCAAACTGCTTGGTCAGGAGATCGATCTTGCTTTTGTGCGCAAGGTCATGCATCCTGCGATCCGTACAGTTGCCTTTTATGAAGATCCGATCCAGCTCTATGTGTATAAAGGGCATCCATTCATTGAGAGCGGGCATGTCAGCATGGAAGCCATCCGGAATGAGCAACTGGTCTTTTTCGAATGTGGTTCACTGGACTGGCTTCGCATTCACCGGGCTTTCGACTCGCTGGAACATCCGCCGAATATTACATACCATGTCGATAATTCGGAGACTGCGAAGAAACTGGTTATGCAAGGGGCAGGCATTGCCTTTCTCCCGGGACTCACGGTGAAGAAGGAAGTGCAGAATCAGGAGTTGTTCCCCATTCAGGTACATGAGGTAGCAGGTGTATCGTTGCAGATCAGCGTTGTCACGTTAAAAGAAGAATATTCGCCATTGGCAGAGCCCTTCGGGGAACTGCTGCGGCAGTTATAG
- a CDS encoding amidohydrolase, translating into MKSDLEQPKQHSEQQVQGPEHKLHGERAEEFAERLITIRRHLHRNPELSGEERETTVAIRSWLEEEGVRIADEYALRTGLVAEVGQGDGPVVALRADIDALPIQEETKLEFASQVDGKMHACGHDAHTAILIGAARLLKQRESSLPGKVRLIFQPSEEKATGARQVIQSGALSDVRAVFGLHNKPDLQVGTVGIREGALMAAADGFVVKVEGVGTHAAVPEAGIDPIVVAAHIVTALQAIVSRNLGAQESAVISVTKLHSGTAWNVIPDEAILDGTVRTFDEKVRARIRERFNQVVAGVAAAYGTRATVRWIQGPPAVVNDESLVSAAEQVASEIGLNSVRPLPSPAGEDFSFYQKEVPGLFLFLGTSGPHEWHHPGFDVDERALPLGAHLLAVLAERALHNVQAHLE; encoded by the coding sequence ATGAAAAGTGATCTGGAACAGCCCAAGCAGCATTCTGAGCAACAAGTACAGGGCCCCGAGCATAAACTTCACGGTGAACGGGCGGAAGAATTCGCGGAACGTTTAATCACCATTCGGCGACACCTGCATCGTAACCCGGAATTGTCCGGCGAGGAAAGGGAGACGACGGTAGCCATTCGCAGTTGGCTGGAAGAGGAAGGCGTCCGTATTGCAGACGAATATGCGCTGCGGACAGGGCTTGTCGCTGAAGTGGGTCAGGGGGACGGCCCTGTGGTTGCCCTAAGAGCCGATATTGATGCGCTGCCCATTCAGGAAGAGACAAAGCTGGAATTTGCCTCCCAGGTAGATGGAAAGATGCACGCTTGCGGACATGACGCACACACGGCAATTCTGATTGGTGCTGCACGATTACTGAAACAGCGCGAGTCCAGTTTGCCGGGAAAAGTACGGTTGATATTCCAGCCATCGGAGGAAAAAGCAACGGGTGCACGCCAAGTGATCCAGAGTGGTGCATTGTCCGATGTTCGGGCGGTATTCGGATTACATAACAAACCTGATCTCCAGGTAGGTACGGTGGGCATTCGGGAAGGCGCATTGATGGCAGCAGCAGACGGTTTTGTTGTCAAAGTGGAAGGTGTAGGCACCCATGCAGCCGTGCCTGAAGCCGGCATTGATCCAATCGTGGTTGCCGCACATATTGTTACGGCATTACAGGCCATTGTGAGTCGCAATTTGGGAGCACAGGAGAGTGCTGTAATCAGCGTCACCAAGCTCCACAGCGGTACAGCCTGGAACGTCATTCCTGATGAAGCGATACTCGATGGCACAGTGCGTACCTTTGATGAGAAAGTGCGTGCACGGATTCGCGAACGTTTCAATCAGGTAGTCGCCGGTGTGGCGGCAGCCTATGGCACACGGGCTACAGTTCGCTGGATTCAGGGACCACCTGCCGTGGTAAACGATGAGTCTCTCGTATCTGCGGCGGAGCAAGTTGCAAGTGAGATTGGATTAAACAGTGTTAGACCGCTACCTTCTCCAGCAGGTGAGGACTTCTCTTTTTATCAAAAAGAAGTTCCGGGCCTGTTCCTCTTCCTGGGCACCTCTGGCCCGCATGAGTGGCATCACCCTGGCTTTGATGTGGATGAACGGGCTCTGCCGCTGGGAGCACATCTTCTGGCAGTACTGGCTGAACGGGCACTGCACAATGTGCAAGCACATCTGGAGTGA
- a CDS encoding ABC transporter permease: protein MSMKPLAGDKKVWAGSVGRIRLWNRRPLRYRVSFAVSRLFFYAALLVVVFTVACAIVPGWIAPYDPTQMMTDAILQAPSAAHLFGTDYFGRDIFSVVVHGSRDSLLIGFASVLVGGIVGSALGIISGYAGGIVDNITMRAVDILMAVPGVLLALSVAAALGPGLMNIALAVAVSSIPGYARVMRGQVISVKGLPFITATRSLGGSNTRIFWKHVLPHSLSPLLVMATLGVGTSILTGSGLSFLGLGVLKEIPDWGALLSQGRGYLTVAWWICTFPGLAITLFVLAVNLIGDDIRDRLDPKVKGAA from the coding sequence ATGAGCATGAAACCTTTGGCTGGTGACAAAAAAGTATGGGCGGGCAGTGTAGGACGTATCCGTCTGTGGAATCGCCGCCCTTTGCGCTATCGCGTCTCATTCGCGGTATCCCGATTATTCTTTTATGCAGCATTGCTGGTAGTGGTGTTTACCGTGGCATGTGCGATTGTACCGGGCTGGATTGCGCCCTATGATCCAACTCAGATGATGACGGATGCCATACTGCAGGCTCCTTCTGCTGCGCATCTGTTCGGGACGGACTATTTTGGCAGGGATATCTTCAGTGTGGTTGTACATGGAAGCAGGGATTCATTACTCATTGGATTTGCTTCCGTTCTTGTGGGCGGTATTGTCGGTAGTGCTTTGGGTATTATCTCGGGTTATGCCGGAGGAATTGTTGATAACATCACGATGCGGGCTGTCGATATTCTGATGGCTGTACCCGGCGTGCTCCTAGCATTGTCTGTTGCAGCTGCTCTCGGGCCAGGGCTGATGAACATTGCACTGGCTGTTGCGGTTTCCTCCATTCCGGGCTACGCACGGGTGATGCGTGGGCAGGTCATATCAGTTAAAGGTCTTCCTTTCATTACAGCGACACGTTCACTGGGCGGTTCCAATACACGTATTTTCTGGAAACATGTATTGCCACATTCGTTGTCACCACTGCTGGTCATGGCTACGCTGGGCGTAGGGACATCAATTCTTACGGGTTCCGGACTCAGTTTTCTGGGACTTGGGGTGTTGAAGGAAATCCCGGATTGGGGCGCATTGCTCTCGCAAGGTAGAGGTTATCTGACGGTTGCCTGGTGGATCTGTACGTTCCCGGGGCTGGCGATCACTTTGTTTGTACTGGCGGTTAATCTGATTGGAGACGACATTCGCGATCGGCTGGACCCCAAAGTAAAAGGAGCGGCTTGA
- the nikA gene encoding nickel ABC transporter substrate-binding protein yields MKKGLTFTSILLLVSAIALLAGCGQSQKETESAQTEPANSQVQTELIYASAKDINDMNPHLYTGSMPAQGMVYESLVENTPDGIKPLLAESWDISEDGKTYTFHLRHDVKFHNGEPFNAEAVKQNIDAVQANAEKHAWIKLSTKITSVKVIDEHTVELRLSEAYYPALVELSMTRPYVFISPKDFKDGGTKDGVSGFHGTGPYKLTAHKVEENATFEANEDYWGGAPAIKKITSKVLPAGETTFLALQKGEINFVFTDDRGADSIDVEAMDQLAESGGYQVVRSEAMNTNMIVANSSRENSPVQETAVREALWVGIDRETISKDIFNGTQTVADTLFSANVNYAKVDLKKREYDPELAKNLLDQAGWTLADGEGVRTKNGQPLAMKLYYDSNSSSQKIQAELIQYSMKELGIQLEILGEESTSIANRRATGEYDLLFNQTWGLAYDPQSTIAAFTSDSAYKHTTSGIAEADELYQKIDAVMVSTDEASRQSLYADIMKIVHDEAVFIPITNGRVTVVAPGNLDGISFKQTQYELPFEKMNFK; encoded by the coding sequence GTGAAAAAGGGTCTTACTTTTACATCTATACTATTGCTGGTGTCTGCCATTGCGCTGCTCGCCGGATGCGGACAGAGCCAAAAAGAGACAGAGAGCGCCCAAACGGAGCCTGCCAATAGCCAGGTACAAACGGAACTTATCTATGCTTCTGCCAAAGATATTAATGATATGAACCCCCATCTGTACACTGGTTCCATGCCTGCACAAGGGATGGTATACGAATCTCTGGTGGAAAACACGCCTGACGGGATCAAGCCATTGCTGGCTGAATCATGGGATATCTCCGAGGATGGCAAGACGTATACTTTTCATCTGCGACATGATGTGAAATTCCATAATGGAGAGCCGTTCAACGCAGAGGCGGTTAAACAAAATATCGATGCAGTACAGGCAAATGCCGAAAAACATGCTTGGATCAAGCTGTCTACCAAAATCACGAGTGTAAAAGTTATCGATGAGCATACGGTGGAGCTGAGGCTGTCGGAAGCCTATTATCCGGCACTGGTGGAATTGTCCATGACAAGACCTTACGTCTTCATATCACCCAAGGATTTCAAGGATGGTGGAACCAAAGACGGAGTAAGTGGTTTCCACGGCACAGGACCATACAAGCTTACTGCTCATAAAGTCGAAGAGAATGCCACGTTTGAAGCCAATGAAGACTATTGGGGTGGTGCACCTGCAATCAAGAAAATCACATCCAAGGTTCTTCCCGCAGGTGAAACGACATTCCTGGCACTACAAAAGGGAGAGATCAACTTTGTGTTCACGGATGACCGGGGAGCAGATAGCATCGATGTCGAAGCCATGGACCAATTGGCTGAATCTGGTGGTTATCAAGTGGTCCGAAGTGAAGCGATGAATACCAATATGATCGTAGCCAATAGCAGTCGCGAGAATAGCCCGGTTCAGGAAACGGCAGTGCGGGAAGCGTTATGGGTGGGCATTGATCGGGAAACGATCAGTAAAGATATTTTCAACGGAACGCAGACTGTAGCGGACACGCTATTTTCAGCCAATGTCAATTACGCCAAGGTAGACCTGAAGAAACGGGAGTATGATCCGGAATTGGCTAAAAATCTTCTGGACCAAGCTGGCTGGACATTGGCAGATGGTGAAGGGGTGAGAACGAAGAACGGTCAGCCTTTAGCCATGAAATTATACTATGACAGCAACTCGTCCTCACAGAAAATACAGGCCGAATTGATCCAGTATTCCATGAAAGAATTGGGAATTCAGCTTGAAATCTTGGGCGAAGAGTCCACTTCCATTGCGAATCGGAGAGCCACCGGGGAATATGACCTGCTCTTTAATCAAACCTGGGGGCTGGCCTATGATCCACAGAGTACCATTGCTGCATTTACGTCTGATTCAGCATACAAACATACGACAAGCGGAATTGCTGAAGCAGATGAACTATATCAGAAAATCGATGCGGTTATGGTCTCCACGGACGAGGCTTCACGCCAATCCCTGTATGCCGACATTATGAAGATCGTCCATGATGAAGCAGTCTTCATCCCGATTACCAACGGGCGTGTCACCGTAGTCGCTCCTGGGAACCTCGATGGAATCTCATTCAAACAGACCCAATATGAACTACCTTTTGAAAAAATGAATTTTAAATAG
- a CDS encoding SAM-dependent methyltransferase: MITLVHFQTCLSEFAEKFDKLASKYDHTIQHSSELEAVINDYSRFVTDPENKAAWEQLEQSELEELDSLVWALRNKSALCVAIMEKYRALKLENGDVQIADYFKNIEECIDKEFGSFHVTSDSNVLLVGSGSFPMTPLLIAKRTGAQVVGIDIDEESVSLGQKVVETLGTAGLKIRLESTLLEDLDYTREATHIIFSSTVALKYELLDQLHALTNAQVVVAMRYGDQLKSLFNYPMRETDSNKWKLVDTILRPDDVFDIALYQKA; the protein is encoded by the coding sequence ATGATCACATTGGTCCATTTTCAGACATGTTTGAGTGAATTTGCAGAGAAATTCGATAAGCTCGCGAGTAAGTATGATCATACGATTCAGCATAGTTCAGAGCTGGAGGCTGTGATCAATGACTACTCCCGCTTTGTGACCGATCCGGAGAATAAGGCAGCCTGGGAACAGTTAGAGCAGTCGGAGCTGGAAGAATTAGATTCACTTGTATGGGCTTTAAGAAATAAATCCGCCCTGTGTGTGGCGATCATGGAGAAATATCGTGCATTGAAGTTAGAGAACGGGGATGTGCAGATTGCCGATTATTTCAAAAATATCGAAGAGTGTATCGATAAAGAATTTGGCAGTTTCCATGTCACCTCCGATTCCAACGTATTGCTGGTAGGCTCCGGTTCATTCCCCATGACACCATTACTCATCGCCAAGCGAACAGGTGCACAGGTTGTCGGGATCGATATTGATGAAGAGTCCGTTTCACTTGGGCAAAAGGTGGTGGAGACACTGGGCACGGCAGGCTTGAAGATTCGTTTGGAGTCAACATTGCTGGAGGATCTGGATTATACCAGGGAAGCAACCCATATCATTTTCAGCTCTACGGTGGCCCTTAAATATGAGCTGCTTGATCAACTGCATGCCCTGACGAATGCGCAGGTGGTTGTAGCCATGAGATACGGTGATCAGTTGAAGTCCTTGTTCAATTATCCCATGAGAGAGACGGACAGCAACAAGTGGAAGCTGGTTGATACGATTCTGCGCCCGGATGATGTATTCGATATTGCGTTGTATCAAAAAGCATAG
- the opp1B gene encoding nickel/cobalt ABC transporter permease, with protein MGSYIVKRILLTIPLLIIISFITFVLINLSPLDPAVVVLQAQEVPQITDELIAQTNKALGFDQPFMIQYVNWIMAVVQLDFGNSYVSGDPVWSLMGPAFMNTLKLTLVSSVFIIALSILLGVICAMREGKLLDRSVRGVSFFLTAMPSYWLAAMMIWYFSVKLDLLPTSGMDSYRSYILPVIVITVSYTGIYFRTVRSSMLNNMNEDYVLYARASGLSEKKVTLHILRNSLQVAVSIFCMAIPIVLGSTVVIENVFAWPGLGRLSVKSILSRDFPIIQAYVLMLAVTFVLFNTLSDIINAAMNPRLRKEF; from the coding sequence ATGGGAAGTTATATCGTCAAAAGGATTCTGTTAACCATCCCTTTACTGATTATCATTTCATTTATAACGTTTGTTCTGATTAATCTATCTCCCTTGGACCCAGCGGTTGTGGTGTTACAGGCACAGGAAGTTCCGCAGATCACGGATGAATTAATTGCCCAGACGAACAAGGCATTGGGGTTCGATCAGCCGTTCATGATCCAGTATGTGAACTGGATCATGGCTGTTGTGCAGTTGGACTTTGGTAACTCTTATGTATCTGGTGACCCCGTATGGTCATTGATGGGGCCGGCTTTTATGAACACATTGAAGTTAACGCTTGTCTCATCGGTATTCATTATTGCGCTGTCCATCCTGCTGGGTGTGATCTGTGCCATGAGAGAAGGCAAGCTGCTGGATCGATCAGTCAGAGGCGTATCATTTTTCCTTACCGCCATGCCATCCTACTGGCTTGCAGCCATGATGATCTGGTATTTTTCCGTCAAGCTGGACCTGTTACCTACCAGTGGCATGGACTCGTATCGAAGCTACATTCTGCCGGTGATTGTAATCACGGTGAGTTATACGGGCATTTACTTCCGAACGGTTCGAAGTTCCATGCTGAACAATATGAATGAGGACTATGTGTTATATGCACGGGCAAGTGGTCTGAGTGAGAAGAAAGTTACACTTCATATTCTAAGAAATTCATTACAGGTGGCCGTGTCCATCTTTTGTATGGCGATCCCGATCGTGTTGGGCAGTACGGTAGTCATCGAAAATGTATTTGCCTGGCCGGGACTCGGTAGGCTCAGTGTAAAATCCATTTTAAGCAGAGATTTTCCGATTATTCAGGCGTATGTTCTGATGTTGGCTGTAACCTTTGTCTTATTTAACACGTTATCCGACATCATTAATGCGGCGATGAATCCCCGTTTGAGAAAGGAATTCTGA
- the ssuE gene encoding NADPH-dependent FMN reductase, with protein MSHVVIIAGSPSKRSRLTGLTDYSSQKLTEAGITVEVIHVVDLPAEDLVQARFDSSFIRDALAVVEAADAVIVATPVYKASYSGVLKLFLDLIPQEGLQGKLILPLVIGGSIAHLLAIDYALKPVLAALGGRHILGGVYAVDQGIERLDDEKFVLSADITTRLDRSLDELILKLEKDGITIS; from the coding sequence ATGTCACATGTTGTCATTATTGCCGGATCACCTTCCAAGCGTTCGCGTTTGACAGGTCTGACGGATTACAGCAGCCAAAAATTAACGGAGGCAGGCATTACCGTTGAAGTCATTCATGTTGTGGATCTGCCCGCTGAGGATCTGGTGCAAGCCCGGTTTGACAGCTCATTCATTCGTGATGCACTTGCTGTCGTGGAAGCCGCGGATGCAGTTATTGTGGCTACGCCGGTATATAAGGCATCGTACTCGGGAGTGCTCAAGCTGTTCCTGGATCTGATTCCGCAAGAAGGGTTACAGGGTAAGTTGATACTCCCACTCGTCATCGGTGGCTCCATTGCTCATCTGCTCGCCATTGATTATGCATTGAAGCCTGTACTGGCAGCCCTTGGTGGAAGACATATTCTGGGTGGCGTGTATGCTGTGGATCAGGGAATCGAACGATTGGATGATGAGAAATTTGTGCTCTCTGCGGATATTACTACACGTCTGGATCGCTCGCTGGATGAATTGATATTGAAACTGGAAAAGGATGGGATTACGATATCGTAA
- a CDS encoding opine metallophore biosynthesis dehydrogenase — MSNLQRILILGTGPASIQLAATLKDHLNCCIGIAGRQSVRSASVFSALEENNQRIQVSIQNEKHQSLAGECYVDHVFKGYDTIEGEWDTLILAVTTDAYIDVLEQMKNEFIKQLKCIILISPTFGSNRLVTHYMRERNAAPEVISFSTYLGDTRWMHELPSNHVITTGVKKKVYIGSTRYPSEQVSKLYQVYDRLGIVLEVMQSPLEAETRNISLYVHPPLFMNDFSLEAIFGASDIQKYVYKMYPEGPITQVLIREMRAQWQEIMNITDRLDIQGVNLLQFMTDDNYPVRLESISRQDIENFDHLQVIHQEYLLYIRYTSLLIDPFSEPDSEGKYFDFSAVPFRKTFMNREGELDIPRMPKEDYYRIKIIQGIARHLDVSCPTIDQFIARYEAKIQEVADAHPNQRLSDAFVIQSFDEDIRMICTGLSSNRV, encoded by the coding sequence ATGAGCAATCTTCAGCGAATCCTGATACTCGGAACCGGACCTGCATCCATTCAGCTTGCGGCAACGCTCAAAGATCATCTCAACTGCTGTATAGGCATTGCGGGGAGACAATCGGTTCGTTCAGCATCCGTATTCTCAGCCCTTGAAGAGAACAATCAACGTATTCAGGTCAGCATTCAAAATGAGAAACATCAATCGCTCGCAGGTGAGTGTTACGTTGATCATGTGTTCAAGGGATATGACACCATTGAGGGCGAATGGGACACACTCATTTTGGCGGTTACCACCGATGCTTATATCGATGTATTGGAACAAATGAAAAATGAATTCATTAAACAACTGAAATGTATCATTTTGATTTCTCCAACATTCGGGTCGAATCGACTCGTGACCCATTACATGAGAGAGCGGAATGCAGCGCCGGAAGTGATCAGTTTCTCTACCTACCTTGGAGATACCCGTTGGATGCACGAACTTCCGTCCAATCATGTGATTACAACAGGGGTTAAGAAAAAGGTCTATATCGGTTCCACTCGTTACCCGTCTGAACAGGTCAGTAAGCTATACCAAGTGTATGATCGTTTGGGTATTGTGCTGGAAGTGATGCAATCTCCACTGGAGGCGGAAACGAGAAATATCTCGTTGTACGTGCATCCACCCTTGTTCATGAATGACTTTTCATTAGAAGCCATCTTTGGAGCTTCGGATATTCAGAAGTACGTATACAAGATGTATCCTGAAGGTCCGATTACACAGGTTTTGATACGGGAAATGCGGGCACAGTGGCAGGAGATTATGAATATTACGGACCGACTTGATATTCAGGGAGTCAACCTGCTTCAATTCATGACGGATGACAACTATCCGGTTCGATTAGAGAGTATATCACGCCAGGATATCGAGAATTTCGATCATTTGCAGGTCATTCATCAGGAGTATTTATTATACATACGGTACACCTCATTATTGATTGATCCATTCTCGGAACCCGACTCGGAAGGGAAATATTTCGACTTTTCAGCAGTCCCATTCCGTAAAACGTTCATGAACCGCGAAGGGGAACTGGACATCCCCCGTATGCCCAAGGAAGATTACTACCGCATCAAAATCATTCAGGGCATTGCCAGACATCTCGATGTGAGCTGTCCAACCATTGATCAATTTATCGCCAGGTATGAGGCGAAGATTCAGGAAGTAGCTGACGCACACCCGAATCAACGCTTGTCCGACGCCTTTGTGATCCAATCCTTTGACGAGGATATCCGCATGATCTGCACTGGACTTTCAAGTAATAGGGTCTGA